A stretch of the uncultured Desulfobacter sp. genome encodes the following:
- a CDS encoding MFS transporter, translated as MTSLPSLNASDIRVSGQALITFFNTKEHVREKKLVEDKEHTARERLASMMKNIPWIVLSLLVLVSSIGGTVSGSIQVYYVKYYLGLPETFAGTVLLVSIACMFIGIFIGPFILAETGFRKAVIGATIISIIGRVILLLIGKSQAGLLVISAVTALAGGIPSAAIYAIFGDTVEYGEWKTGVRSEGLTFCSFTLAQKIAAGVGGFIVGMILEGVGYDAELAVQSPRVVNGILFAFIAIPIILAVLKIVVVLFYKLDRKIYNQITLDLKERRIANPGLVRGQQRG; from the coding sequence TTGACCAGCCTGCCGAGCCTCAATGCGTCAGATATCAGGGTTTCCGGTCAGGCACTAATTACTTTCTTCAATACAAAGGAACACGTTCGGGAAAAAAAACTGGTGGAAGACAAAGAGCATACAGCAAGGGAACGGCTGGCATCGATGATGAAAAACATTCCCTGGATCGTCCTCTCCCTTCTTGTGCTGGTCAGCAGCATAGGCGGGACGGTTTCAGGCAGTATCCAGGTGTATTATGTAAAATATTATCTTGGGCTTCCCGAAACATTTGCAGGTACCGTCCTGCTTGTAAGCATAGCATGTATGTTCATCGGAATTTTCATCGGGCCCTTTATTCTTGCTGAAACGGGTTTTCGCAAGGCGGTGATCGGTGCGACTATTATTAGTATTATCGGCCGCGTCATCCTTCTTTTAATCGGTAAAAGCCAGGCGGGTCTTCTGGTAATAAGCGCCGTTACCGCTCTGGCCGGCGGGATTCCCTCCGCTGCGATCTACGCAATATTCGGAGACACGGTGGAATACGGGGAGTGGAAAACCGGCGTACGTTCCGAAGGGTTGACCTTCTGTTCCTTCACCTTGGCCCAGAAAATCGCGGCCGGCGTCGGCGGTTTTATTGTCGGGATGATCTTGGAGGGCGTCGGATATGACGCCGAACTTGCTGTCCAATCTCCCCGCGTCGTTAACGGTATTCTCTTTGCCTTTATTGCCATTCCTATCATTCTTGCCGTACTGAAAATCGTAGTGGTTTTGTTTTATAAGCTGGACAGGAAGATATACAATCAAATCACACTCGATCTCAAGGAGAGACGGATCGCAAACCCGGGTTTGGTGAGAGGTCAACAACGCGGATGA
- a CDS encoding ISNCY family transposase (programmed frameshift): MTFGQTPIDQIKIDMRARDEIPKLLLGLQHIFCHKTLRQKVFEILETIVPEHVNSKNGRPGMDLWKILVMGTIRLNCNWDYDKLQEIVNNHKTIRQMLGHGLMDDDDMYALQTLKDNVQLLTPEILDEINTLIVKEGHKLLVKKKTRLLMGRCDSFVVETDVHYPTDINLLFDAIRKTIQSAAVICQSLGMSMWRQSEYNIRTFKKLFRQAQRLKHSTSKDEQKKTKRAQLIVEAHRSYIEAAEQFIQKANLTVETIGSSNPICVAQIKKLIEYIDHAILQVDLIQRRVIQGEKIPHAEKVFSIFEPHTEWISKGKAGVPQELGLRVCIVEDKYGLTLHHQVMEKETDDKVTVPIINTVQNKFNNLRGCSFDKGFYSPANKKELKGMLDILVLPKKGKRNKTELEEETADVFIQHRRKHSAVESAINGLENHGLDRCPDSGILGFKRYVSLSVLARNLQIIGHYIQQKELKKLQRTDRRKAA, encoded by the exons ATGACATTCGGGCAGACTCCCATCGACCAGATCAAAATTGACATGAGAGCCAGAGATGAAATTCCCAAGCTCCTTTTAGGGCTCCAGCACATTTTTTGCCATAAAACGCTTCGTCAGAAAGTTTTCGAAATTCTCGAAACCATAGTCCCAGAGCATGTTAATTCAAAAAATGGGCGACCCGGAATGGATCTATGGAAAATTCTTGTGATGGGAACAATTCGGCTCAACTGCAACTGGGATTATGATAAACTTCAAGAAATCGTCAATAATCACAAGACAATAAGACAGATGCTTGGTCACGGGTTGATGGACGATGATGACATGTATGCGCTCCAAACCTTGAAGGACAATGTTCAGCTTTTAACCCCTGAGATTCTTGATGAAATCAATACGTTGATTGTCAAAGAAGGACACAAGCTACTGGTAAAAAAAAAGACCAGGT TATTAATGGGAAGGTGTGACTCTTTTGTTGTTGAAACCGATGTTCACTATCCCACAGACATTAATCTGCTTTTTGATGCTATCAGGAAAACGATTCAGAGTGCCGCAGTTATATGCCAGAGCCTGGGAATGAGTATGTGGAGACAATCAGAATATAATATCAGGACATTTAAAAAACTGTTTCGCCAAGCTCAGCGATTAAAACATTCCACTTCAAAAGATGAACAGAAAAAGACCAAAAGGGCTCAACTGATTGTTGAAGCCCACAGATCATATATCGAAGCTGCTGAACAATTCATTCAAAAGGCGAATTTGACCGTTGAAACCATTGGCTCATCTAATCCGATATGCGTAGCGCAGATAAAAAAACTGATAGAATATATCGACCATGCAATCCTACAAGTGGATCTGATTCAGCGGCGTGTTATTCAGGGTGAAAAGATACCACATGCCGAAAAGGTCTTTTCTATATTTGAACCCCATACGGAATGGATTTCAAAGGGGAAGGCCGGTGTCCCCCAGGAATTGGGTCTGCGGGTTTGCATTGTAGAGGATAAATATGGCCTCACACTGCACCATCAAGTGATGGAGAAAGAAACCGATGATAAGGTAACCGTTCCCATTATTAATACGGTTCAAAATAAATTTAACAACCTCAGGGGATGCAGCTTTGATAAAGGCTTTTATAGTCCCGCTAATAAAAAGGAGCTGAAAGGGATGTTGGATATTTTGGTGCTCCCTAAAAAGGGAAAACGGAACAAAACTGAACTGGAAGAGGAAACAGCAGATGTTTTCATCCAGCACCGAAGAAAACACTCTGCAGTGGAATCAGCAATCAATGGTCTGGAAAACCATGGTTTAGACCGGTGTCCGGATAGTGGTATCCTTGGATTTAAACGATATGTCAGTCTTTCGGTTTTGGCAAGGAACCTCCAGATCATCGGGCACTATATACAACAAAAGGAATTGAAAAAGCTTCAACGGACAGATCGGCGAAAAGCCGCTTAA